AGTTATCAGCAAATGTACCTGATTATTTTTCAGATAATCCAGTGCTAGAACAGGGCTTGTGACAGCACAAGCGATTTCGATGTGGTAACCCTCCCAGTCAATGGCATTTTTTAACCCCTCTACAATAAACGCCTCATCATCAACAATTACTGCCTGATACATTATGTTCACCTTCCTTAAGTAGTAAAAATACCAAGTTAATTCTATCTTAGTTTGGTTAAGAGACAAAGTCAAGCAGCTTGAGAAAGAAAAGTAAGGAATTCAATGGAATTTGAAAGAATAGATGTAATTTATGCCAAATAATCGGTATTTATGGCTTTTAGGCGTTTTGTAGGTATAAGAGTAACAAGCACCGAAAAAAAAATAATTATGCAAAGGGCATTACGATGGAATACAAAATAAAATTAGAAAAGCCCGCAAGGGACTTTAATGAAGGATTTCTCTTAGGGAATGGTCATACAGGAGCTGTGGTGTATGGCGGAATACAGAAGGAAGTAATAGAACTGTCGGAAATCACCTTTTATTCCGGAGAGGTAAGTCAAGAAAATAACCAGAAAAATGCAAGTGAAGCTTTTAAAACAATGCGAAAGCTGGTATCTGAAGGAGAATATGAAGCATCCATGGAGGCTGCCAGAGGATTTATGGGAATACGGCGTAACTATGGAACAAATCTGCCGGTGGGTAAATTAATCATTGAGCTGCCAGATGGAGAGGTTACCGGCTATAACAGGGAGTTAAACCTGATGGCTGGCATTGCAGCTATATCCTATACCCAGAAGGGGGTAGATATAACCAGAGAGACATTTGTATCTAACCCTTCCAAAAAGTTATTCTATAAAATTCAAAGTAAAGAAACAGGATTTTTGTGTGCAAGAATCTTTTTTGAAGGAATGAATGATAACGTTTGGGTGGATTGTCAAGAGGGAGAGTATACTTTTATGGCAAGAGCGAGGGAAAGTCTTCACAGTGACGGAACCTGCGGAGTAAGCCTCCTAGGCAGGGTTAGTGCAGGTATTACCGGCGGAACGATAGAGTATACAAAAAATGGAATTCTCATAGAAGGAGCAGAGAGTATTTCTTTTACACTTGCTCTTTCTACAGACTTTGAAACAAGCAGTGACAATCAAAATAAGATACCTCTGTATTCACCTTCGACGAATGAGTTTTTACAGGAACAAAATTTACTTATGAGGGGAAGAGGCTTTGACTTTGATATGGAAAAAGAAAAACATAGCAAGGATTTTTCCGCCTTTATGAGACGCGTGGATATAGATTTACCGGAGGATTTCGTCACAGGACTTATGTTTCAGTATGGCCGGTATCTTTTGTTATCCAGTTCCAGAGAGGATTCTCCCCTGCCTGCACATTTGCAAGGAATATGGAATGATAATGTAGCCTGCAATATCGGCTGGACCTGTGATATGCACCTTGATATTAATACCCAGATGAATTATTGGATTGCAGGTCCGGCGAATCTTTCAGAATGTGATGCTCCCTTATTTCACTGGATGGAGAAGAAAGTTATTCCCTCCGGCAGGATTACGGCAAAGGAAAGTTATGGTTTGCAGGGCTGGTCAGCAGATCTTGTATCCAATGCTTGGGGTTTTACAGCACCCTACTGGTCAAGAAATATATCACCTTGCCCTACAGGAGGGATTTGGGCAGCAGATGCGTATCTAGACTATTATGAATACACCGGTGAGGTGGAATTTTTAATTAACAGGGCGTATCCAGTTTTTGAGGAAGCAGCAGAATTTTTTACAAAGTATGTGTTTAAAGATAAAGAAAGTAATTACTATACAGCAGGGCCTTCCATATCCCCAGAGAATTCCTTTGAGGTTCAGGGAACAAGCTTTTACTTTTCCAACGGCTGTACCTATGAACTTACGGTTATCAGACAATTATTTACTAATTTTTTAAATATGGCAGGGGAACTAAAAAAGGATACTCCACTCGTACAGAAAGTAAAAGAAATTTTACCAAAGTTACTGCCCTTTCGTATTCTTAAGGATAATACTCTTGCAGAATGGAATCACGATTATCCGGCTAAGGATTCTCAACATAGACATACCAGTCACCTGTTAGGCCTTTATCCATATAGTCAGATTACAGTGGAAGAGACCCCGGAGCTTGCGCAGGCAGTAAAGAATACACTTACAAATAAACTATTTCCTTATGAGAACTGGGAGGATACTGGTTGGGCAAGGTCTATGCTGCTTCTATATGCTTCCAGGTTGCAGGAGGGAGAGGAGGCATACTTTCATATAAAAGAAATACAGGAGAAGCTAACGCATCCCAATTATTTAGTAATGCATCCTCCAACCAGAGGGGCAGGCTCTTTTAAAGAAGTATATGAACTGGATGGAAATACAGGCTTTACCATGGGAGTGCTGGAGATGTTGTTACAAAGTCATGATGGAAAGATTCGATTGCTGCCAGCATTGCCAAGGGCATGGAGCAAGGGAAGTATTCAGGGAATTGTTGCAAGAGGAGCGGTGACGGTAAGTATTACTTGGGAGAATTACCGTATGAAAGAAGCTGCTTTCTTATCAAAGTATGATAAGGAGATTCGAATAGAATATTCAATGGGCAAAGCAATTAAAAGGGAAAAGCCGGCACGAACTGAGCAGCGATACTCTTTAAAGGCAGGAATCTGGTTAAGGTTACGAGAACAAGAAGGCGTCTTACAGCAATCCGTATAAAGCGGAGCTTAAAGGAAAGAGGGAAAAGACATGGTATATGACAATTACAAATTTACAGTGCCGAAAGAAAAGCAGGTCAGGGTAATTATTAATACAGATGTAAAGAATGAAGCCGATGACCATTTTGCAGTGGTACATGGTTTACTTAGTCCTAAATTCGATAACGTAGGTCTGATTGCAGCTCACTTTGGCGAGAGAGAAGCAGACGGTATGGAGCAAAGCTATCAGGAATTACATAGTATATTTGATCTTATGGGTTTTTCGGAAAAAGAACGAATCGTTAGGGGAGCGGGGATAGCTATGCCTGACAAGCAGACTCCTATAGATTCAGACGGGGCAAGACTAATTATTAAAGAAGCTATGAAGGAGGATGACAGGCCACTCTATGTACTCTTTTTAGGACCTCTTACAGATATGGCAAGTGCTTATCTGATTGAACCTAAAATAGCAGAAAGGCTTAACGTTATCTGGATTGGGGGAGGCAGGTATCCGGTGGGCGGACCAGAATTTAATCTGGGTAATGATATCCATGCTGCCAACGTAGTTTTTAGCTCCGGTATTCCTTTGTGGCAGGTACCAAAGAATGTATATGAAATGATGCCGGTATCCTTATGTGAGCTTGAATATCGTGTTCATCCTCAGGGGAAAATCGGAGAATATCTGTTTGAACAGTTAATAAAGCATAGCCAGGAGGAAATTCCGAGGAAAAGTCCTTTTCGAACCGGTGAAACCTGGGTACTTGGAGATTCACCGGCAATAGGGCTTTTATTGTATGAACACCGGTTTGAATTTGATTGGATTCAGGCACCTTTTATCGGCAGTGATATGAATTATGTTCATACTGGATTAAACCGACCAATCCGGGTCTATAAAAATATAGACTCCAGACTGCTGTTAGAGGATTTTTACGCCAAACTGGCACTATTTGAACAAAAGAGGAAGGGGGTAGGAAAGTGATATGAAGGTTATAAAATTTGAAACCTGGTGGGTGAGCAGGAATAAAAGTCTGTTTGATAAAAAAAGACAGGGAAAGGCTTCAATGAACTGGGATGTAGTAGTAATTAAGCTGACCTCTGATACGGGAATGGAAGGACTTGCGACCTGTCTGGCAGCTAGGAGTGGAACAGTTACAGAAGCTTATCTTCATGAGACCATAGCACCTGTGGTGTTAGGCAGAGACCCTCATGACAGGGAGAAAATCTGGCATGAGCTTTGGAATATAGACAGACATCTGACGTTTTTCCCTGTATATGTGACAGGGCCTATCGATGTTGCCTTATGGGATATGTGTGCTAAGGAAGCAGGACTTCCCCTATACCAATATATCGGTGCTTACCGTACCAGTCTTCCGGTATATGCCAGTGGTTTATTCCATGAACATGTCAGTGATTATACAAAAGAGGCTCTCTACTATAAAAACCTTGGAATTAATGCTTACAAAGCCCATCCAAAAGGGCCCTGGACGTTAGACAATGAAATACACAAAGAAGTTCGTCATGCGGTAGGGGAAGATATGGTACTTATGAGTGATCCGGTGGGTGAATATACACTTGACCAGGCAATTGCAGTAGGAAGGCAGTTGGAAAAATTAAATTACCGCTGGTTTGAAGAACCTTTTCGAGATTTTGAACTCTATAAGTATACCGAGCTGTGCAGGACACTTGATATTCCCATTGCTGCAACAGAAACTACCAGAGGCTGTCATTGGGGTGTAGCACAGGTTATTGCCGCCAGAGCAGCGGATATTGTAAGAGCTGACGTAAGCTGGAAAAACGGAATTACAGGAACCTTAAAGATTGCACATATGGCGGAAGCCTTTGGTTTAAACTGTGAAATCCATACTACCACCATGAATTTTATGGATTTGGTGAATCTTCATGTAAGCTGTGCCATAAGAAACTGTGAATATTATGAGTATTTTGTGCCGGAGGAGAACTTTACACTCCCCCTGCTTGGAAAATTGCCTATCAAAGACGGATACATAACAGTTCCTGATAAGCCTGGGATAGGGGCAGAGTTAGATTGGGATACCATTCATAATAATTGCAGGTCTTATAGAGAAGTTAAAATATAGGGAGGTGTAAACTATGGCAAATTTAGAAGGCAGAAAAGGGATTGTTACAGGTGGTTCCAGCGGTATCGGCTACGCCATTGCAAATTGCCTGGCACAAGCAGGAGCAACAGTGTATTCCGTCAGCAGAAAGGGGAAGGATAAGGAGGGACTGCCGTTCTCTCATCCGAGTGTAATCCATACCGTAGGAGATGTCACGGATATGGCTGGTATGAAAAAGCTGGTTGATAATGTGGCAAAAGAAGGCGGGATAGATTTTTTAATTAATAATGCCGGAATTACTATTAAAAAGCGGGCAGAATTGTTAGATTATGAGGAATTCCAACAGGTCATGGAGGTAAATGTACACAGTGTTTTCAACCTTTCTGTGCTGTGCTACCCTTATTTAAAGCAATCACCCTACATTGGCAGGATTATTAATATATCCAGTATGGCAGCCCACTTAGGGTTTTCAGAGGTTGTACCCTATTGTACCAGTAAGGCGGCAGTACTTGGTTTAACCCGGGGACTTTCGGTGGAATGGGCTAACGATAATATACTTATTAATTCCATCGCACCGGGGTGGTTTCCGAGTGAGATGTCAAAGCAGATTATGACACCGGAGAGAAAAGAGGCAATACTTGCCAGGATGCCTCTGCACAAGTTCGGTGATACCAAAGATTTAGGTGAAATGGCACTGTTTTTACTGGGGGATGGCGCAGGTTATATAACCGGACAGGACTTTGCTGTGGACGGTGGGGCTTTGGCCTATGGATTTTAGAGTCTTAAAAAATGGAGGAAAAATAGATGAATAAAATTAAAGATATTAAATTATATCAGGCAGTTTCTAAGGTGAGCCAGCCTATTGCCGATGCAACCCATGAGATATCTCAAATTAAATTCTACATAGTTGAGGTGTTTACAGAAGAAGGAGTCAGAGGACAAGGGTATTTACTTAGCTTTCATTATTCCCCAAAGGCAATAGAGGGAGCTTTAGCGGATATTAAAAACTTTGTACTGGAGAGGGAATTCTGCGTCCATGAGACTGTAAGATTAAAGGAAGAATACGAAAAAGAGTGTGAGTACTTTGGTAATACAGGACTTTTAAGGTGGGCACAGGCGGCAGTTAATGTGGCAATGTGGGATGCCTGGGGTAAAATTTTAAAACAGCCTATATATAAAATTTTTGGCTCTAACGGTAAGAAAATACCGGTTTATGGCAGCGGCGGCTGGCTAAGTTATACCGATGAAGAGCTGGTTCATGAGGTTACTGGCTACAAACAGAGAGGGTTTGGGGCTGTAAAAATAAAAGTGGGCAGCAGTGATATGGAGAGAGACTTGGAGCGACTTCGTAAAGTTAGAGAGGCTGTTGGTAAAGACATGAAGATAATGATGGATGCGAATCAGGGACTAGATGTTCCAAGGGCAATTCAGTTATCGCTTCATGCACAAAGCATAGGCATTAACTGGTTTGAAGAACCTATATCCAATCAGGATTTTAAAGGGTATGAGACCATACGGAGTAAAACTGGTATCAGCCTTGCCATGGGGGAGAGAGAGTTTGACGAAACAGCTCTAAAAAGTTTGATTGAGAAAAATGCTCTGGATTTATGGCAGCCGGATTTATTAAGGCTTGGTGGTGTAGAGGTATGGAGAAAAACCGCAGCACTGGCAGCAGCATACCAAATTCCCTGCCTCCCTCACTACTACAAGGACTACGATGTGCCCCTTCTTGCTACGATTGAAAAACCTTATGGGGCAGAAAGTTTCGACTGGATTGATGCCATTATTGACAATCCAATGAAGATTGTGGATGGTTATGCAATTCTTAGAGAAGAACCGGGCTGGGGTATTACATTTAAAGAGGAATTTTTAGAATCCATTGAATCGTAATTGTGAGATAGTGAATGAGTAAACTCTTTGAACAAAAATTTCTATATGTGGTGAAAGCGGCAGGAATCACTAGATGTAAGTTTCAGTGCAGTAGTAATTCACTTGTGTTCTGGTGATTGGTCTACTTCCTGTCTTTTAATATAGTATTTGCAATTGGCCAGGCAATCTAACGGAGGCAAGGGGGAAGGTACGAGAATGAAGCACAGAAGAAAAAAGGAAAAAACAGGTAAGAACAATACAAATAGAATTAAATATCATAAGCAAAAGCAAGACGGTTATAATGCTGGACCCAGTATGAAGACAAAATTAATTCTTGGTTTTCTGATTCCTGTATTTTGTATTATTGTATTGGGGCTGTTATCTTATAAAAAAGCTTCTGAAAAGATTATTGAAAACTTTGAAAGTGCTACCATTGCAACTATTAACACTACAGGTGAGTATTATAACCTGATACTAAAGAATATAGAAGATAAGTCTTTACAGCTCCTAAATGACACTATATTAAAGCGGTATTATTCCGGCTATTACAGTAGTGATACAGCCCAAGAAAATGAGATGCTTAAAACACTTCGTTCTAACATAGCTGCACTTTCAACTTCAGACCGGATGATTAAGAATATTGCTATATTTACCAGTTACGGAAAAGAAATATTGTCACAAGGTGCTTTCCAAACAAAAGGCGGTCTAACGCCCTATGAAGCTTATATAGCTTCTAAGGAAGCAGAAGAAGTACTGCAAGCCAAAAATAATCCGGTTTGGGCAGGATATCATCCCTTTTTGGATGAAAGCTTATCTGTCAGAGCGGAAGAATACGGACTTAGCCTTATCAGACAGTACTACAGCAGTAATGTACAACCTATGGGCTTTATTGTGATAGATGTCAGAAAAGATATTATACTAGAAGTAATTAAGGAACTAAATCTTCCGGAAGGCAGTAATTTTGCATTTATAACACCGGACGGAAGGGAAATCTCATTAACAGATGCAGAAGAACCGGTATTTACAAACCAAGCCTTTTATCAGGATACCCTTGGTTTAGTTGAAAGGAATGGATACCAATACGTCAAAGTTGATGGGAAGGATTTTTTATACATCTATTCCAGGGCCGGAGATACAAAGTTATACTCCTGCGCATTGATTCCGGCCGAATATCTTACCAGACAGACAGAGGTTATTAAAATCTTCTCTATCATATTGGTGAGTATATCTGCAATAATAGCGGTTGCTACCGGTATTATTCTTGCAGGGTATATTAGTAAAACCATTCATAAAATCATGGCTGCCTTAGCAAAAGCTGCAAGCGGGGATTTAACAATTCATATGGAGATAGGACGCAGAGATGAATTTGGGCGTCTGTCTGAAAGCGTCAATCATATGCTTTCCAATATGAAAAAATTAATTCAAAAGGCCACAGAGGTAAATCAGTTGGTACTTTCATCCTCTGCCCAAGTAGCGGAAAGCTCTGGTATTCTACTTGATACCAGCAAAAATATAGGTACTGCTATACATGAAGTACAAAAAGGCACCATTGAGCAGGCAGAAGATACGGAACAGTGCTTAAGGTTATCGAATGATCTTTTTAAGCGCATGGATCAGGTGTTAGCAAGTACCTATGAAATGGATAGCAGTATGTCGTCAGCAAAACAGATAATAACGGAAGGGGTTGTATTCATAAAGGAGCTTAAGGAGAAGTCACTTATAACCTCGGATAGAAACCAGATAACCATACAAAATATTCATACATTGGAAGAAGAATCCCGCTCCGTCAGTACCATCATAGCAGTAATCAATGATATTGCGGAACAGACCAATCTGTTAGCACTTAATGCCAGTATAGAAGCAGCCCGGGCAGGAAAGGCAGGAAGAGGGTTTGCTGTGGTTGCGGATGAAATTAAAAAGCTGGCAGAAGGTTCAAGAGAAGCCTCCGGTAAAATAGAAGAAATCTTATGCCGTATTCAGGAAAAGACTCAGATTACCGCAGAGGCTGTAAAAGAAACGGGGCAGCATATTCTAAGTCAGAATACTGCTCTGGATAATACGGTAAATGCATTTTATAACATTAATCATCAAGTGGAACAGCTAATTAAAGGTCTTAAGCAGGTCGGCATGGAAATCGGTGAGATGGAGCAGTCTAAGAATATCACCTTAAATGCTATTATGAATATCTCTGCCATATCTGAACAAACAGCGGCAGCTTGTGAAGAAGTTGAATCCACATCGGAGAATCAGTTGGAATCAGTAACTTCCTTGTACCAGGCAGCCTTACAGATGCAGGAGCAGGTAGGACAGTTAGAGGAAGCTATCAGTAGCTTTAGGGTGTAAGGCAAAAAAGAAGAGTAAGAAGATAGTGTAAAAAAAATTCACACGTTGAATGTAGGCATGCGAGCAGTCGTATACAATGGGAACTAGAATCAGACTTGTTGTGAATTATTCTCAGGAGGATAAATAGGATGTGGAATACAGAGACAGAGATGTTTCAGCTTATGAAAGAAAAACTATATACTCCAGTGGTTGGAGATATACTTGACGGTATGGGTTATTATCATCAATTCCTACCGCCGGATATACGCCCTCTAAAAGCTGATATGAAACTGGCGGGAAAGGCAATGACAGTTCTTATGATAGATGTTTTTTCTCCTCAGGAAAAGCCATTTGGACTGCTTACTGAGGCATTGGATCAATTACAGGAAAATGAAATCTACATAGCGGTCGGTGGTACAAAACGCTGTGCTTATTGGGGGGAGCTTCTAACTGCTACAGCAAGAGTCAGAGGGGCAGTGGGAGCCGTTATAGATGGCTGGCACCGGGATACTCCGCAAGTGCTTGAGCAGGACTGGCCTGTATTTAGTATGGGAAGCTACGGACAAGATTCGTCTGTGCGGACACAGGTAGCGGCTTATCGATGCCCCATTGAATGCGGACAAGTAACCATACAGGATGGAGATTACATTTTTGGAGACATGGATGGTGTATTGGTAATACCAAGAAATATTGCGAAAGAGGTAATACAGAAAGCACTGGAAAAGGCGGCCGGAGAAAAAAAGGTAAGGAAAGCCATTGAAGAAGGTATGACAGCCACAAAAGCCTTTGAAGTGTTTGGAATATTATAAAAGGCAGGGTATAAAATATGGAGCAAAGTGCTTATCAGGTAGATAAAAAAGATACGGTAGCCACTGCCTTGGTACAGATATTTATAGGGGAAGTAAACTTAAGAGGGGCAAAGAGTAACGTAATAACTGCTCTGACGGAGATTCCCAAAGGACATAAAATCGCCCTTTCTAATATAAAGCCAGGAGAAGCCATTATCAAGTACGGTGTGGCTATAGGGGTAGCAGTAGTTGAAATAAAAAAAGGAAGCTGGGTGCATTTGCATAACATGAAAAGTGCCTATGATTCCCGTTCCTCTCATTTGGATGTTAACACAGGTGTTCCTATGGATATTCAATATGAATAAATTCTATGTATTAAAGAGGAAGAGAATGAAAAATGGATAGGATAGGAAATGATTGAATGGATTTAAATAATAAAACCTGGAAAGCATATCTTCGTAAAAATGGAACAAAGGGTATTAGGAATAAACTGCTGGTAATATATACGGTAGAATGTGCTAGCTTTGTGGCAAAGGAAATAGCTTCTAAGATAGGAAATAACGATACGGAGGTAATAGGCTTTTCCGGCTGTACGGACAATGCCTATGCAATACGGCTGTTAATTGCATTGATACGTCATCCTAATGTGGGAGGAGTACTGGCAGTAGGTCTTGGTTGTGAATATGTACAGCCGGAGTGGCTGGCAGAAATAGCAGAAAAGGAAGGCAAGGCTTCTGCCTGGTTTTTTATTCAGGAAGCAGGTGGAACCAGAAAAGGAATCGAAAAAGGTCTTGCCCTGGCAGCAGATATTATCAAAGAGTTACAAAAGGTACCACTTGCACCAATGGATTATTCAGAACTAGTCATCGGAGCAGAGTGTGGCGGTAGTGATTATACCAGTGGACTTGCAGGGAATGTAGTTGTTGGACATTTTTATGATTGGTTAACGGATACAGGAGGCACAGCAGTATTCGAAGAGATTGTGGAAGCGGTAGGTTTAAAGGAGTTTCTTTGCGGGAGAGCAGCTCATGCAAAGGCTAGAAAAGAGCTTTCTTATACCTATGATAAAGCTTTGGCATACTGTAAGTCTGTGAACCAGTATTCTGTCAGTCCCGGTAATTTTGCGGGTGGTCTTTCCACCATAGAAGAAAAGAGTATGGGAGCACTAATTAAGAGTGGTACAAAGCCTATTCAGGGCGTATTAAAGGTAGGAGAAGTACCTGTAAAACCAGGTTTATGGCTGCTTGATTCCACACCGGACCCATATTGGATGAGCTTTGGAATTACCAATCCCAATGACAACGAGGGACTTATGGACTTAATTTCTTGTGGCTGTCATATTACTTTCTTAGTGACGGGACGTGGAAATGTTGTTGGATCGGCAGTTGCTCCGGTACTGAAAATAACCGGTAATAGTGAGACCTATAGACATCTTGTTGAAGATATGGATTTTGATGCCGGAAGGGTACTAGAAGGAGAATGTACACAGCAGGAATTGACTTATGAACTGGCAGAATTGACGGCTCTCATTGCAGGCGGACAGCTTACCAAAGGGGAGAGTTTAGGACATAAGGAATATTTTATCCCTTATAAATATCAGGAAAAGAAAGTCTCTTATGCAGAACCGGTATGGAGTTGCTGTAAATAAATAACTTTCAAGTAACAGATATTCAACCCATAGAATCAGCAATTACCTGACCCAAAATATTTAATAGAAAGGAATGCCATATAAGACTTCTTTTCACAGTTTTATTTGTGGCAGTAACAATGGATATTATAGTGAAGAATTCAATTCATGAAAAAGATGGTTCCGACGATTCTGTTCATAAAGCAAATGATTCCATTCATAAAACCAGAGATTTATGGAATAAAGCCTTTACATTAGAAGGAAAGACTGCCGTTATTACGGGAGGGGCTACCGGTTTAGGTCTTGCCATGACAGAGAGTATGATAAATGCCGGTGCTAAAGTTATAGTACTTGGCAGAAGAAAGAAGAGCCAGGCAGAGAAAGAGCTTGGAAGGTTTAGTGGAAAAGCGGTATATTATACCTGTGATGTCACAGATACGGAAGCTATACCTGTACTGGCAGACCAAATAGTAAGAGAACAGGGACCGGTTCATATCTTGTGCAACAATGCCGGGAACCATTGTAAAAAACCCATAGAGGATATGAGCTGTGAAGACTTTTCGGAGGTTTTAAGGGTTCATCTGGTCGGTGCATTTGCCCTGTCAAAGGCCTTTATGCCTCATATGAAACAACAGGGTGAAGGAAGCATACTATTTATTGCCAGTATGACCAGCTTTATTGGACAGCCCTATGTGGTAGGTTACTCCGCTGCCAAAGCAGGTTATCTTGGAATGGTACATACGCTTGCGGCAGAGGGGGGAAGCTTTGGTATACGAGTGAATGCCATTGCACCAGGTTGGATTGATACGCCTATGTTTCGAAAAGCCACAGAAAACGATGCAGAACGCAAGGCTAAAATACTGGGGCGCACTCCTATGAGAAAGGTTGGAGAACCTTCGGATATCGGCTGGGCAGCCGTATACCTTTGCAGTGAAGCGGCAAAATTTATTACGGGTGCTTGTCTGCCTGTTGACGGCGGCGCCTTAATTGGATTTTAAGGAGGTATTGCTATGGATGCAAATCAGTTTCAGGAAGAATTATTTTTAACCAATCAAACAGGCAGCAGGTTATATCATAAATATGCAGAGGATTTGCCCATCCTTGACTATCATTGTCATTTACTACCCCAGGAAATCTATGAGAACAGGGAATTTGAAGATTTAGGAGAGATGTGGCTGGCTCACGACCATTATAAATGGAGAGCTATGAGAGCCTTTGGGATCGAGGAAGAATACATAACCGGCAGTGCTGCTTATTATGATAAATTTTTAAAGTTTGCAGGACTTTTACCAAAGCTTGCAGGGAATCCAATCTATATCTGGTGCGCCCTCGAACTAAAGCGTTATTTTGGTATTTCTAAGCCTTTAACTTCTGAAAATGCCGAGGAGATTTATCGTAGCACCAAAAGGCTTATTAAGGAACAGCATATGACGCCAAGATGGTGTATGGAAACATCTAGGGTTGAATTTGTATGTACCACAGAAGATCCCGTGG
The nucleotide sequence above comes from Anaerocolumna cellulosilytica. Encoded proteins:
- a CDS encoding enolase C-terminal domain-like protein; protein product: MKVIKFETWWVSRNKSLFDKKRQGKASMNWDVVVIKLTSDTGMEGLATCLAARSGTVTEAYLHETIAPVVLGRDPHDREKIWHELWNIDRHLTFFPVYVTGPIDVALWDMCAKEAGLPLYQYIGAYRTSLPVYASGLFHEHVSDYTKEALYYKNLGINAYKAHPKGPWTLDNEIHKEVRHAVGEDMVLMSDPVGEYTLDQAIAVGRQLEKLNYRWFEEPFRDFELYKYTELCRTLDIPIAATETTRGCHWGVAQVIAARAADIVRADVSWKNGITGTLKIAHMAEAFGLNCEIHTTTMNFMDLVNLHVSCAIRNCEYYEYFVPEENFTLPLLGKLPIKDGYITVPDKPGIGAELDWDTIHNNCRSYREVKI
- a CDS encoding methyl-accepting chemotaxis protein, whose product is MKHRRKKEKTGKNNTNRIKYHKQKQDGYNAGPSMKTKLILGFLIPVFCIIVLGLLSYKKASEKIIENFESATIATINTTGEYYNLILKNIEDKSLQLLNDTILKRYYSGYYSSDTAQENEMLKTLRSNIAALSTSDRMIKNIAIFTSYGKEILSQGAFQTKGGLTPYEAYIASKEAEEVLQAKNNPVWAGYHPFLDESLSVRAEEYGLSLIRQYYSSNVQPMGFIVIDVRKDIILEVIKELNLPEGSNFAFITPDGREISLTDAEEPVFTNQAFYQDTLGLVERNGYQYVKVDGKDFLYIYSRAGDTKLYSCALIPAEYLTRQTEVIKIFSIILVSISAIIAVATGIILAGYISKTIHKIMAALAKAASGDLTIHMEIGRRDEFGRLSESVNHMLSNMKKLIQKATEVNQLVLSSSAQVAESSGILLDTSKNIGTAIHEVQKGTIEQAEDTEQCLRLSNDLFKRMDQVLASTYEMDSSMSSAKQIITEGVVFIKELKEKSLITSDRNQITIQNIHTLEEESRSVSTIIAVINDIAEQTNLLALNASIEAARAGKAGRGFAVVADEIKKLAEGSREASGKIEEILCRIQEKTQITAEAVKETGQHILSQNTALDNTVNAFYNINHQVEQLIKGLKQVGMEIGEMEQSKNITLNAIMNISAISEQTAAACEEVESTSENQLESVTSLYQAALQMQEQVGQLEEAISSFRV
- a CDS encoding nucleoside hydrolase, whose translation is MVYDNYKFTVPKEKQVRVIINTDVKNEADDHFAVVHGLLSPKFDNVGLIAAHFGEREADGMEQSYQELHSIFDLMGFSEKERIVRGAGIAMPDKQTPIDSDGARLIIKEAMKEDDRPLYVLFLGPLTDMASAYLIEPKIAERLNVIWIGGGRYPVGGPEFNLGNDIHAANVVFSSGIPLWQVPKNVYEMMPVSLCELEYRVHPQGKIGEYLFEQLIKHSQEEIPRKSPFRTGETWVLGDSPAIGLLLYEHRFEFDWIQAPFIGSDMNYVHTGLNRPIRVYKNIDSRLLLEDFYAKLALFEQKRKGVGK
- a CDS encoding mandelate racemase/muconate lactonizing enzyme family protein, whose translation is MNKIKDIKLYQAVSKVSQPIADATHEISQIKFYIVEVFTEEGVRGQGYLLSFHYSPKAIEGALADIKNFVLEREFCVHETVRLKEEYEKECEYFGNTGLLRWAQAAVNVAMWDAWGKILKQPIYKIFGSNGKKIPVYGSGGWLSYTDEELVHEVTGYKQRGFGAVKIKVGSSDMERDLERLRKVREAVGKDMKIMMDANQGLDVPRAIQLSLHAQSIGINWFEEPISNQDFKGYETIRSKTGISLAMGEREFDETALKSLIEKNALDLWQPDLLRLGGVEVWRKTAALAAAYQIPCLPHYYKDYDVPLLATIEKPYGAESFDWIDAIIDNPMKIVDGYAILREEPGWGITFKEEFLESIES
- a CDS encoding glycoside hydrolase family 95 protein, which translates into the protein MEYKIKLEKPARDFNEGFLLGNGHTGAVVYGGIQKEVIELSEITFYSGEVSQENNQKNASEAFKTMRKLVSEGEYEASMEAARGFMGIRRNYGTNLPVGKLIIELPDGEVTGYNRELNLMAGIAAISYTQKGVDITRETFVSNPSKKLFYKIQSKETGFLCARIFFEGMNDNVWVDCQEGEYTFMARARESLHSDGTCGVSLLGRVSAGITGGTIEYTKNGILIEGAESISFTLALSTDFETSSDNQNKIPLYSPSTNEFLQEQNLLMRGRGFDFDMEKEKHSKDFSAFMRRVDIDLPEDFVTGLMFQYGRYLLLSSSREDSPLPAHLQGIWNDNVACNIGWTCDMHLDINTQMNYWIAGPANLSECDAPLFHWMEKKVIPSGRITAKESYGLQGWSADLVSNAWGFTAPYWSRNISPCPTGGIWAADAYLDYYEYTGEVEFLINRAYPVFEEAAEFFTKYVFKDKESNYYTAGPSISPENSFEVQGTSFYFSNGCTYELTVIRQLFTNFLNMAGELKKDTPLVQKVKEILPKLLPFRILKDNTLAEWNHDYPAKDSQHRHTSHLLGLYPYSQITVEETPELAQAVKNTLTNKLFPYENWEDTGWARSMLLLYASRLQEGEEAYFHIKEIQEKLTHPNYLVMHPPTRGAGSFKEVYELDGNTGFTMGVLEMLLQSHDGKIRLLPALPRAWSKGSIQGIVARGAVTVSITWENYRMKEAAFLSKYDKEIRIEYSMGKAIKREKPARTEQRYSLKAGIWLRLREQEGVLQQSV
- a CDS encoding SDR family NAD(P)-dependent oxidoreductase, producing MANLEGRKGIVTGGSSGIGYAIANCLAQAGATVYSVSRKGKDKEGLPFSHPSVIHTVGDVTDMAGMKKLVDNVAKEGGIDFLINNAGITIKKRAELLDYEEFQQVMEVNVHSVFNLSVLCYPYLKQSPYIGRIINISSMAAHLGFSEVVPYCTSKAAVLGLTRGLSVEWANDNILINSIAPGWFPSEMSKQIMTPERKEAILARMPLHKFGDTKDLGEMALFLLGDGAGYITGQDFAVDGGALAYGF